GGGCTCGTTGGACATCGTTGCAAAAATGTGTATACAAAGATGGTCATCGCAGTGTTGTTAACATAACTGAATATTCTGCTGGTGTTGGCTTTGTTCATTGCTATGGGAGGATATTTGTGGTATTTTAATAATGCAAAAGCCGCCTTAAAAATCCTATGtgaagatgggcagcccgggtggcccagtggtttagcgccgccttcagcccaaggtgtggtcctggagacccaggatcaagtcccacgtcgggctccctgcatggagcctgcttctccctcggcctgtgtttctgcctctctctctctctgtgtctctcatgaataaataaaatctttaaaaaaattcctatgtAATGTGAAAACCTGTGGACCTGAATAGAAACAAATCCTAGAAAGAAGTATACCTAAAAGTGGACAGTGGTGGTCTCTGGATATTATAGGTAgcgtggtgttttgtttttgtttttgtttttactttttctacattttcttgacattaaaaaatagagtgtgtagtaaccagaaaaaaaatttagctatttccattttgaaaacaataaacACCTAACGTGTCTTGTACATCTTTCCTTCCCAGATAGTGACATGCCTCCAAACCAGTGGCGTTTCTCGTCTCAGTGGAcaaagccagagccagagccagagccagagctaGAGCCAGAAGCATCTTTTGCATATGGTGCCACCAACTGCAACTTGAATGGGCCTAGTCTCATGACTATGGATCAGTACCCAGCGTCCCTGGCGGGGAGCCCCCCTGTTGAGTCTGACGAGCCATGGCATTACCCCTCCCTAGCCAGCCCCAGCTCTTCAGAGCCTGGCTACTCTCAGGCCTACTCCACTGGGCACATGGTTCCAGAGCCCCAACCCAATGGGAACTATGAGCCCTTCTTAAGTCTCCTCCAGCAAGATCGACACCTAGCCCATCCTCAGGAGTCTGCAGTGTGGGAGGATTGCAACTCTGCCCAGATAGCCGGAAGCACAGGATTGCTCTGCAGCTTGCCTCCCAGCTCAGCCCACTGTAAGAAAATGCCTCCAGATACTTGGAGGATGGTCTCTGATTGGTTGTAGTTGAGAGGGAGTTGGCTATGAGAAGGGGTGCTAAGGCTAATTGCTCCTGCTTCAGACATGGGGTTTCCGTGATATGGAATGTTCTGCTTCAACTTCCATAGATCTTCACTAAGCTTCATCGACATTCACAGTTTAATGATTAAGGGTTCATAGATAACCAACCAGATGGACTTGTCCCCAAATATTCACCCCAGTCTGTTGACTTGGACTTATTCTAGAAAAATGATTTAGGCTACTACCTAAACTCACAGGGTCCTGCATTTACCTCACCACATAAGCCACCAAATAATCCATTTGTAAAACAGAACTCTGTGACATACCTACAGGCACAAACTCTATCCTCTAAACAGGTTGGTGACTAGCAGTGATTCCAGGTTCCTGGGTAAAAACAAGGGCATTGTATACCAACCATCTGttccaaatattaaaattcaaagcCACCATAGAGGCGGTCCCATTGTTGCCTGGAGACCGCCACAGTGTCTGGCTGTCGGTGGCTTGTGCCTGTGAACTGGGCCCCTCCTGCGCTGTCTCCCTTGGGTTCCTGCTCCCTGGACACTATCCCTACCCCTGAACTAAAATCCCCTAAGGCTCATTTACTTCTTCATTCACCCAACAACTATTTAATTAGTGCCTACTAGATGCCAAATACCTACCAAAAAATAAGACTCCCTTTTTTGTAAAAGAATTGGTCTGAAGTATACGTTCACCAACAGAACAACCCAATCTGCTACAAAATTTGCCTTTCATGTGAAACATtggtaataatatatattttatggtttcaatGGGCCAATTCTGCATCCTCTGGCATTCTATACTCTGGACGAATTTTCTTTTACAGCCCCCTAGTCTGTATGTGTCAGTAGTTCTAGTGTTCCATGCCTGAAAGAAATTGCTAGAAGCTGCCTTTACTCTGAACTAAATATACAGTACACAAAGGGCCTGTTCAGCGTAGCCTACCTAAGTCAGGCACTGTGTTCCAGCCTAATGTTGAAAACaaattttccattaaaacacCACTCTGTCATTTCCAGAGTTTGATTAGGAatgtacttcaaaaaaaaaaaaaaaaaggaatgtactTCAAGAGTAAATCATAAAAATGTCATGCTTGGGAAACCTATGAAAATTCCCATCCCTGTACTCTTTCAAAAATCTGTCCTCCCAGATTCAGAAGAAAAATTAGGCCAACTGTGTCTGCATATATGCCTGTGCATACACACAGCAGAGCCCCGTTTCAATAGTTGGTTAGAACACAGATGGCTCAAATCCTCACCTCCCAAACATAACAACTATACAGTTCAAACccaattcagcaaatatttagtgagcatctactatatgccaggcacatcATGGCAAAATTATGATGCAGGTGTGATCCTATTTCTGAAACCTGTAGACCCGTTCTCAAATTTTTATCACCAAGTCTGACTACTGCGAACTTCACACTCTCCTACTAACATTGATGTCAGTAGTATTAATTGACCTGATGCTCTTAGGATCTGTTGGGGAAGTCAGGAACACTGCCTCTAAGATGGGAACAAGACCCAAGGTACCTTAAAAACAGAAGCTTCTCTGTTTTTGTGACTTCTGATAAGAGAGAATCTGCCCAGAGTCTATAAGTTgagaggcaggggcacctgggtggctcagtcaattaagtatttgccttcagctcaggtcatgatctcagggtcctggaatagagccccgcAGGAGCtgtgggctccgtgctcagcagagtcagctgctccctctccttctgcccctctccctgctcatgctctttccctctccctttctcaaataaaaaaaataataaataatcttaaaaaaaagaacaaatagggACAGGCCATTTGGGGTCCCTGGAGATTTCTAATCATGTGTTCTTCCTTTCTagacaagaaaatatatttccccCCAGATGGTGGACCTGCCAGTGCCAACCTTGCAAGTGAAAGTAGGTATCTGGTTCTGCCTTTGATACTACGTTTCTGTATCTTGAGAACAAAACCTGAGAAGCTCCCAATGTGAAAACCAGGCTCCTCAGCTGAAAATACCTTGATCTctattatttagtattttcataGTTGGAATTTGTTTCATCTTAGTGTCAAAGAGCACATGCACTTGGTGCCTTATAAAATGTCttggccattttctttcttcttttctttctctctctctgtctctttttttctctctttattttgctATCCTAGTAGCTCTATTGAGTTCTTTCACCTTAGCTAGATTTAACCCAGATGACTCagcaaaatgaacaaattcaTGAGGGTGAGTTTACTTGTCCCAGGTGTTCACTTTTCAGCCTGGAACATAGGGCCACCCCAGGACTCTGCGGACGAGGAAAATGTCACCTGAGGCTAAAGGCCAGGActctgggctccacactcaatgtttAAGTGGTGTCAGTAGGAACTTACAAAGGGAAAATCTGGATGGAAAGGCCTGGGGGTCTTTATGGCCTGGGTTCTAATTTGGGCTTATTACTTACTAGCTTCAGAAACTTGGTCACATTTCTTAACCTCTCCATTCCTCAGTTGCCTCATTTGTAAACTGAAGATTAAAAtactgtgcccccccccccgagtttctgtgaggattaaataaaataatatatgtaaatgctGAGGATTGACATTCCACTGTAAATTAGTCACAGTAAGCCGTAAAAAACGAGCCACCAAACACACAGGATAagactggcacacagtaagctATCAAAAAGTGACTTTTGGGAGGATAGGGTATTTTGTGTGCCTCAGGTTGCTCCAAGCTGTGTGTGTAAGGAAGGGAAGAGCTGCTGCCATGGCCCCAATCTCAAATACTTTACAGTCTAGTATAGAGTGGGGTGAGGGCAATAGTAGACCTCCCTAGAATGTCAGCTGCTCAAGGGCCAAGACTTTGTGGGGTGTACACCCACATCCCAGCACCTGCAACAAATCCTGGAATAGAGGTGAATGCAAATTTGTtgagtggatgaatgagtgaatgctgGGAACAATAGAAGAATGCTGaagaaggaaagagtaaaaataCATCTGCCTATATAGTACAGATTATTTTGATTGATGCCCCTTTGTAAGACAGACCAACAGACAAAGCCATAAACCACCCTCGGTGATTAATTTGTCATGCCCAAGTGAGGATTTAGGGCTGGTTCAAGAGCTTTAGCATGGCTGAGTTAGGCTTCGCATTAATCTCTACCCAAGAGGAGCTCTTCTAGCCTACTAATTAATGAAAGTCAGGATTATAAAGTCTTCTCTAAGTACTTGTTAATAGTTTATACACTTGGTAATGTTAAGCCTTAGAATTACTGGAAACTTGATGCTTTAAATTGTTTACAGgccaaaaacaacagcaacaacatgTACAGGTGGGGACAATGAGCCGGAAGGCTCAGTGCCCACAGTGACTTTGTGAATTATGTATGTGCGTATCTTAGGTGCCTTAACACAACAGATATTCGGTAAATAGGGATTGAATGGATGCATAGCTATTTTCATTCTATAGACACAGAGACTGAGTCTCAAACGAGTGACAGGAACTTgccttaaggtcacacagcaatagGTGGCAGGGGTACTACTCTCTTTTGCTCTCAGTCTTGAAGCCATCCCGAATCCTAAATTACAATAAacataaatcttgaaaaacaattcCAACCTAAAACAAGTGTACAACAGTGGGAATTGGCAACTGGTAAAATCATTCCACTGTATCTGGATTCACTGTCTATCTATGGCCTGGACACTGGCTAGAATAAGGGGAGGGGATGCTTGGAAAGCAGGCACAGGAACATTACCTATGGAAATGGGCAAGGGGTTGGACTCCCTGAGGGAAGAGTAGTTGAAGGGAGAGTAGTTGAAGGGAGATGGGGAGTGGCTACTGGCTATGCCAACAGTCCCAAGGCAGCTATCCTGCCACTGtggctctgggcagagggaggcagcagggcaCGGGAACTGGGAAAGAGAGCCACCTCCAGGAACTCCAGCAAAGCCCCTGCTTTTCAGCATGCACCAGGCTCCCAGTCTTGACTGATGGTGAGTATCTTGGGGGAGCTTGTGAAATGCACAGACTCTGCATCCTCACTTCCTGTTACAATAGATCTGGCACAGAACTCTGTCACTTCTATGTGTTTGATTCTTTGTATAATTTATATGAAGCTGGTTTCAAAATGAACTGGATGAACCTTTCAGTAGGAATTTCAGTAGTTATGAAAGATTTCCTGAGTGAGGCCCCAGATAAAGATTTGTCAAAGGAAGGAGGGTAGAGTCTGCTGCCCCTCCAACATGGGCTCAGTACCCTGTGCTATCTGTCATACATCTGTGCGACAGAGCCGTGTGGAGCAGAGCAATCAGCCAGAAAAGTAGTCAGACCTTTCTGGAGGTGAGTCCCAAAAACTTTGGTGCCAAAATTTTTTAgcaaatttgcttctttttttttggtctgtagAAATAGACACTGCATTGCTTTAATGACTACAGATAATAATACATCAATATTGCTCATTGACATTGCTAACTGCCAGGCATGGTGTTACAATGCACATACATATTAGTGAATGAccctctctgtccctgccctcatAGAGCTAATAATCTAGTGGGGAAGGCAAGACCTCACTCtccccaaaagggaaaaaatatttacaagttatAAGTGCTATAAGGAAAATACAGGGTGTTGAAATAAGGGAAAATGGGAACCAACTTTGGATAAGGTGGTCAGAGGGCTCCTCTAAGACAgtgatgtggggatccctgggtggctcagcggtttagcacctgcctttggcccagggcgtgatcctggagtcccgggatcgagtcccacatcgggctcccggcatggagcctgcttctccctctgcctgtgtctctgcctctctctctctctctctctctctctctctctctctctctgtctatcatgaataaataaataaataatcttaaaaaaaataagacagtgaTGTGTGAGCAGGGGCCCAaataaagggggaggggagagccagCTTGAAGGAGTGTTGGCATGGAGATGGAGAGGGTGGGGAAAGCTGCCCATGCAAAGGTCTAGATGTCTGTGAGGAATGGAGAAAGATCAGTGTGGCCAGAGTGTAGTGAGAAAGGGCTGTGTGGCACAAGACCAGGCTGGAGAGGTAGACAGGAGCCAGGTGACCTGTGATCTTAATGGGTCATATTGGGAGTTTGGATTTTATGCTCTAAGTGACTTGGTAAGCCATGCCATGGGAGGATTTTAAGTGTGATCCAATTTGTACTTACTAAGGTCACCTCAGCCATCATGGAAATGACACACTggaggaaggcaagaaagaaaacagactagTTAGGAGGgaagacacatgagaagatggcGGCTTGGTTTACGTGGCTGCAATGGAGACAAGTTGATGCACTTGAGACCTATGTGGGAGGTTTAGCTCTTAGGATCTGCTAATGGTTTAGATGGGAGTgctgaggaaaggagaagaatcCAGGGTAGCTCTTAGGTTTCCTGCTTGAGCAACTGGGTGGACAGTGGTACATGTGTCAAAACAAGGGAAATTGTAGGGGAACACAATTCTATTGACTCTATTCAACTCTGGCCGTGTAAGTCTAAGGTGCCTATAAGACATCCAAGGGGATATATCTCTTAAATAGTTGTGTATATAAGTGAGGAGTTCAGAAGGGAAGCCTAGGTAAACCTTTGAGGTTGATCAATATATAAATTGACAGTACTTCAAGTCGCTGAATGATCACCTTAGCAGAAAGTGTAGATAAGACAGAGGAGAGACTCCAAGAGTGTGCCAATGTTCAGAGGGTGGGGCTCTGAGGAACCAGCAGAGGATACTGAGGAGTGATGTTTCAAAACAGGGGGAATGATCCACTGGGTCAAAGgctcctgaaattttttttttagattttatttattcatgagagagagagagagagagaggcagagggagaagcaggctccatgcagggagcctgacatgggacttgatcccgggtccccaggatcatgccctgggctgaagacggcgctaaaccactgagccacccgggctgccctaggctCCTGAGATATTCAAGAAGAGTGGGAAATTTCTCCTGGATACAGAGAGAAATTTCTCTTGCCTGTGGCATCAGATTTTGATAGCCTTGTTAAGAGCAGTTTTCCTGGGATCCCTTGGTAGCttggtggtttagtgctgccttcggcccagggcctgacattggagacccaggatcgagtcccacattgggttccccgcaggaagcctgcttctccctctacctgtgtctctgcctctctgtgtctctcatgaacaaataaataaaatcttttttttttaaagagcagtttgggcagccccggtggtgcagcggtttggccctgcctgcagcctggggtgtgatcctggagacccgggatcgagtcccacatcaggctccttgcatggagcttgcttctccctctgcctatgtctctgcctctctctttctctctctgtgtgtctctcatgaataaataaataaaatcttaaaaaaaaataaataaagagcagtTTTCCTCATAGGAGCAGTGGCTGGCAGACTGAATGGAAGATGAGAAAGTGGAGATTGTAGGTACCAGCAGCCCCTCAGAGAAGTTTAGCCCCAAATGAGTA
The nucleotide sequence above comes from Canis lupus dingo isolate Sandy chromosome X, ASM325472v2, whole genome shotgun sequence. Encoded proteins:
- the VGLL1 gene encoding transcription cofactor vestigial-like protein 1, giving the protein MEEMEKTDIQLQRPIKTEWNPQCVLFTYFQGDIGSVVDEHFSRALSNVRSPQGLSPLSQGADVILRNDSDMPPNQWRFSSQWTKPEPEPEPELEPEASFAYGATNCNLNGPSLMTMDQYPASLAGSPPVESDEPWHYPSLASPSSSEPGYSQAYSTGHMVPEPQPNGNYEPFLSLLQQDRHLAHPQESAVWEDCNSAQIAGSTGLLCSLPPSSAHYKKIYFPPDGGPASANLASEKSQSPERRDVFFY